The Sphingomonas donggukensis genomic interval GAGCACGCCGAGCGCGAGTGGCGCGTAGTCGGCAAAGTCCTTGGGCTCGGCGGCCATTTTGGCGGCGACGGTCGCGGCGGCGGTGCAGAAGCTCGCCTGGACATTCGGCAGCGCGAAATAATTGTAGAGTCGGGTCATGCCGGTGTCGAACGCGGCGCCGGCCTCGCGCTGAAGTGCTGTGTGCGCGGCGGAAAAGGCGGCGCGGTGGACGCGCAACATGGCGTTGTAGTTGGCGAGCAGCGCGTCGTCGTTGCAGCGCAATGCCGCGACGTTCAGCGCCGCACGCAGATGCCAGACCGCGGTTGCGCCCGATGCGCCGCGGTTGGGCGTGTCGAAGCTGCCGTCGGCGAGGCGGGTCGGGATGGTGAGATTGGCCGCGGCGCCCGCGGGCGGTAGCGGCATCGGCTGTACCGCGACGGGCTGCGGAAGCGGTGGCGGCGCCGCCGCGATTTCGCGCGGGGCATGGCCGCAGCCGGGCAGGAGAGCGGCCAGCGCCGCCAGACACAAGACACCACGCATCGTCGTCGCCCTTCAGCCCCCCGGCCTGCGGAGGGTGTAGGCGCAAGGTGGTTAAAGCGGGGTTTAGGCTGCGTTGCGCCCGCGCGGGTACACCCGCTCCCCCGCGGCGCACATGGCGGCGAATTTCGCGATGCGTGCGGCGCGGGTCTCGGGCTTCTTCGCGTCCTGTATGCGGTACAGGATGGCGTAGCGATTGGTGGCGTCGAGCGCGTCGAAGAAGGCCCGCGCACCGGGCAGGGCGGCGAGCGCGGCGGCGAGGTCGTCGGGCACGGTCGCGGTCGATTGCGGGGCATAGGCCGCGTCCCATCGGCCATCGGCCTGCGCGGCAGCAACCTCGGCAAGCCCGCGCGCCGCCATGCGCCCGTCGGCGATCAATTCCAGCACCCGCGTGCGGTTCTTCTCGGACCATTTCGACCCGGGTTTGCGCGGGGTGAAGCGGACCAGCCACCACGCGTCGTCATAGGGATTGAGCTGCCCGTCGATCCAGCCGTGGATCAGCGCGCCGTCGACCGCCTGCACCTTCGTCAGCGTCGAGGCGGGATTGCCCGCCTTCGCGAGCTTCAGCCACAGGCCGGCGTTCACGCCGTCGCCCTGCGCGGCCAGCCAGTCCTCCCAGGCACGAGCATCGGCGAACGCGAGGATCGGCAGCCCGGCGTGCTCCTCAGGCAGCGCGCGCCTCCAGCGCGTGCGCCGCTTCGGCCATCAGCGTCGCCAGGATATCGGCGAGCGGCTCCTCCTTCGTCACCATGCCGACCGACTGGCCGGCCATCAGCGACCCGTTGTCGACGTCGCCGTCGATCACCGCGCGGCGCAGCGCGCCCGCCCAGTAATGCTCGATCTGCAACTGCGCCTCCATCATCTCGACCTTGCCGTCGTCGAGCAACTGGGCGACTTCGCGCTGCTTGGCGGTGAACAATTCGGAACTGGCGTTCTTCAGCGCGCGGACGGGAATGACGGGCAGGCGCGGGTCGATCTGGACGCTGGCGATCGCGTCGCGGGCATTGGCGCGGATGAAGGCGCGCTTGAAATTGGCGTGCGCGATGCTCTCGGTCGCGCAGACGAAGCGCGTGCCGAGCTGGACCCCGGCGGCGCCCATGTCGAGATAGCCGGCGATCGCCTCACCCCGGCCGATGCCGCCGGCGACGAACACGGGCAGCTGCTCGGCGATCTCGGGCAGCATTTCCTGCGCGAGCACGCTGGTCGACACCGGACCGATGTGGCCGCCGGCCTCCATCCCCTCGATCACCAGCGCATCGACGCCCGAGCGGATCAGCTTTTTAGCGAGACTGAGCGCGGGGGCGAAGCAGATGACCTTGGCGCCGGTCTCCTTGATCGCCTCGAGCGACCCCTTGGGCGGCAGTCCGCCGGCCAGCACGATGTGCGTTACGCGGTGCTTCGCGCACACCGCGATCAGGTCGAACAGCTGGGGATGCATGGTGATGAGATTCACGCCGAACGGCTTCGACGTCAGCGCCTTCGTCCCCGCGATCTCGGCATCGAGCAGCTCGGGCGTCATCGCCCCGCACGCGATCAACCCGAAGCCGCCGGCGTTCGACATCGCCGCGACGAGGTTGCGTTCGGACACCCACGACATCGCGCCGCACAGGATCGCGACCTCGCAACCCAGGAATGCAGTGCCGCGGGCCATGCGGCGGTGAAGGCGGTCTTGTCCGATCGTCATGGTCGGGGCCTAGGGTCCAAACGCCGTCAGGACAATGGTCGTGATCGAGCAGGCGATCAGGCGGCGCCGTCATCCTCCGCATCCAGCCCGTAAGCCGTGTGCAGCACACGCACCGCAAGTTCGGTTTCGTCCTCGTGGATCAGCACGCTCACCTTGATCTCCGACGTGGTGATGGCGAGGATGTTGATGCCACGCTGGCCAAGCGTCGTGAACATGCGCGACGCCACGCCGGCGTGGCTGCGCATGCCGACTCCGACGACCGTGATCTTGGCGACGCGAGTGTCGTGGACGATCTGGGCGAATTCGATCTCGGCCTTCGCCTTTTCCAGCACGTCCAGGCTTTTGGCGAGGTCGGACGACGGCACGGTGAAGGTCACGTCGGTCGAGCTCGGCGTCGGGCCGGTCGAGTGGGCGATGTTCTGGACGATCATATCGACGTTGATGTTCGCGTCGGCCAGCGGCGCGAAGATGCTGGCGACCGCGCCGGGCTTGTCCGGCACGGACGTCAGCGTGATTTTCGCCTCGTTCTTGTCGTGGGCGATGCCGGTGATGAGCTGGCGTTCCATGTCCTCGATTTCCTCTTCGCCGACGATCATCGTGCCGGGCAATGTGTCCGCCGCCGGGGCATCGTCGTCGACGAACGACGACAGCACCTGCACGCGCACCTTTTCCTTCATCGCGAGCCCGACCGAGCGGGTCTGGAGCACCTTCGCACCGACGCTCGCGAGTTCGAGCATTTCCTCGTAGGTGACCTTTTTCAGCTTGCGCGCGCGCGGCACGATGCGCGGGTCGGTGGTATAGACCCCGTCGACGTCGGTGTAGATGTCGCAGCGGTCGGCCTCCATCGCCGCCGCCATCGCCACCGCCGACGTGTCCGATCCGCCGCGCCCCAGCGTCGTCACCCGCTCGCCCGACGCCAGCCCCTGAAAGCCGGGGATGACCGCGACTTCGCCGCGCGCCATCGACGCAAGCAAGCCGGCGGTTTCGATATCGGCGATGCGCGCGGAGGCGTGGCCGTCCGAAGTGCGGATCGGCAACTGCCAGCCGAGCCAGCTGCGGGCCGGTACGCCGATCGCCTGCAATGCGATCGCCAACAGCCCGCTGGTCACCTGTTCGCCGGCCGACACGACGACGTCATATTCGCGCGCGTCATACAGTGCGGATGCCTCCCGACAGAAGCCGACGAGCCGGTCGGTCTCCCCCGCCATTGCCGAGACGACGACCGCGACCTGGTTGCCCGCCGCCCATTCGCGGCGGATGCGGGCGGCGACCGCGCGGATGCGCTCGATCCCGGCCATCGACGTGCCGCCGAACTTCATCACGATGCGCGCCATGCGTGGTGCAGACCCCTTGGGAGCGGAAACGCCGCCTGATAAGAGGGGGGCATGAGCGACGCAACCGTAACAGCCGATACCACCCCGCCCGTGCCGCCTGCGCAGTTCGGCGACCCGCGCGATGCCGCGCATTTCGGGCGACTGGCCGCCGACTGGTGGGATCCCCGTGGCTCGTCGGCGATGCTCCACCGGCTGAACCCGCCGCGGCTGAAATATCTGCGCGAGCGGGTGGACGCGCATTGGCATGGCGACCCGGCGAGCTTCACGCCGCTCGAGGGCAGAACCGCGCTCGACATGGGGTGCGGCGCGGGGCTGCTGGCCGAGCCGCTGGCACGGCTGGGGGCGGCGGTGACCGCGGTCGATGCCGCGGCGGAGAACATCGGCGCGGCGCGCGTCCATGCCGCGGGCGTGGGGCTGGACATCGACTACCGTGTCGGCGGGGTCGAGGCGGTGGCGGGGCGCAGGTTCGACCTGGTGGTGAGTTTCGAGGTGATTGAGCATGTCACCGACCCTGCCGGGTTCGTCGCCGGGCTGGCGGGGGTGCTGGCGCCGGGCGGGCTGATGCTGCTGTCGACACCCAACCGCACGCCTTTGTCACGCGCGGCGATGATTACGCTGGGCGAGGGGCTGGGCCAGATTCCGCGCGGTACGCATGATTGGGACAAGTTCCTGACGCCCGACGAACTGGGCGAGATCCTGGCCGGGGTGGGGATGCGGGTGGTGGATACGCGCGGGCTGGCGTTCTCGCCGGGGCGGGGGTTCGCGTTGAGCGAGAGCGTGGCGCTGGATTATTTCGTGGCGGCGGTGCGGGTATGAACCTCCCCGTTCGCCTCGAGTAGGCGTCGAGCTTGTCGAGACGACGTATCGAGAGGTGCGTGCCCCAGGAGAGCCCTCTCGATACGGGCTCTCGACTGCGCTCAATCCCTACTCGAGGCGAACGGGGGGTGGGGGGATGCGAGTTGGGACGGAAGCGCGCCCGCTCAGTCCGAGCGGCTCTCCATCGGCAGCGACCACAGGATCTGGTCGCGGAGCATTGCTTCGAGGTCGCCGGCGCCGGCATTGTGCGCGGCGGCGCGTTTCCTGAGGAGGACACGCAGCAATTCCGCGCGGGTCGCCGGGGAGGCAGCCGGGGCGCGGCCGCGCTCCAGCGCGCGGGACAGGCGGACGGACAGCAGGCTCATGCCCACGGCTATGCGGCGCAGGGCGTGCAGCAGGCCTTAAGGAATACGGTTAACGCGCGCCCGATGCGACGGGCCGAGTCCACAGGTCGGCATCGCGCGGGGCCGGCGGATAGCGGCGCGCGCGGGTCGCCGCGAGCGTGGCGGCGCGGGCGATGGCGGCGAGCTTTTCGCCGCGGGTGGTGGTGACGCGGTGGTCCCAGGCATGCTCGCCCGCCGCTGCGACCTTGCGCGCGATGCCGCCGTAGATGTCGGCGGCAGCGAGGACCGCCCAGGCCGATCGGTACGGGAGTGCGGGCGTGCCGGCCTGCGCGCTTTCCTCATAGGCGACCGCCATCATCGCCAGCCGGCGCGACAGCACGGCGAGGCGCGGGCGCAGGTGCGGCTTCATGTGCTGGCCGGGCGGGAAATCCATCTCGCACAGCCACGCGTCGGGCAAATAGCAGCGCCCGGCGCGATCGTCCTCCTCGATATCGCGGGCGATGTTGGCGAGCTGGAAGGCGATGCCGAGGTCGCAGGCGCGGTCGAGAGTCGCGGCATCGTGCGCGTCGACGCCCATCACCACCGCCATCATGCACCCGACGACGCCGGCGACGTGGTAGCAGTATCTTAGCAGATCGGCTTCCTCCCGCGGGCGCCATTCGTCGGCGTCCAAAGCGAAGCCGGCGATGTGATCGTCGATGAAGGCACGCGGGATGCGGGCTTCGGCGACGACGATGGCGAGGCCGTCGAACGCTGGGTCGCCGGTCGGCTTGCCGGCCAGCGCCATCGCGGTCAGGTCGCGGATGCGGGCGATGCGTGTCGCGGGGTCGGTGACGACCTGCTGGTCGTGGCCCATGTCCTGCGCATCGGCGATGTCGTCGCAGGCGCGGCACCAAGCGTAGAGCAGCCATGCGCGTTCGCGGGTGGTGCGATCGAACAGCTTCGACGCGGCGGCAAAGCTCTTCGACCCGCGGGCGATCGCCTCCCCCGCCGCGGCGACCAGCGCGGCGCGGTCAGGGGCGGGTGTCACAGATCCTTCGCGCCGATCTGGACGACGGTGGTCGCGGGCTCGAACGCCGCCATCTTGGCGAGCAGGCCGTCGAGCGTGTCATCGACGATCAGCAGCCCCTGGTGCTGCGGACGCAGGAAGCCGACCGCGCCCATCGTCTGCACGAAGCTGATGAGCCCGTCGTAGAAGCCGGCGACGTTGAGCAGGCCGACGGGTTTCGCGTGATAGCCGATCTGCGCCCAACTCATCGCTTCCCACAGTTCGTCCATCGTTCCGGTGCCGCCGGGCAGCGTGACGAAACCGTCGGACAGGTCGGTGAACGCCTGTTTGCGCTGGTGCATGGTGTCAACGACGTGGAGCTCGGTGCAGCCGCGGTGGGCGACTTCGGCATCGACGAGGGCCTGCGGGATCACGCCGATGACCTCGCCGCCGGCCTCAAGCGCGGCATCGGCGACCGCGCCCATCAGCCCCAGCCGCCCGCCGCCATAGACGACGCCGATCCCGCGCTCGGCGAGGATGCGGCCGACATGGCGGGCGTTGTCGATGAAGGCGGGGTCGTTCGGCGTGGCCGAACCGCAATAAATGGCGAGGCGTTTCATGGGGTGGGCTCGTATCGCTGTTCTGGCGGTGGGCAAAGGAGAAACAGGGGTTCAGGGAAGGCGCGAAGGCGCGAAGGAGAAGGTTTGGGTTCGCGCGGAGGCGCGGAGGGCGCGGAGGTGTTGCGCGCGTGATGAGCGTCCTGCCGCGTCAGCGACCTTCATCCGTGCGGTTCGGATCAGGCGGAAGGTCTCGCTGCGCGAGACGGGGTGGCTTTCCTCGCCGCGCCCTCTGCGTCTCTGCGCGAATCCCCGTCTCTTCGCGCCTTCGCGCCTTCTCTGAACCCCCTTCTACCCTTCCCCCTCGAGCATCAGCTTCGCGGTCGCCTTCGCGCTCCCCACAACGCCCGGAATCCCCGCTCCGGGATGCGTGCCGGCCCCGACGAAATACAGGTTCGGGATCGCATCGTCGCGGTTGTGGGCGCGGAAATAGGCGCTTTGGGTCAGCACCGGCTCCAGGCTGAACGCGCTGCCGAGGTGGGCGCCAAGATCGCGGTGAAAGTCGGCAGGCGTGTAGCTGAACTTCGTCACGATCCGGTCGTGGATGTCGGGGATAAGCCGGCGACCGACCTCGTCGAGGATGCGCTTCTCGATCGTGGCCTTCAGCGCATCCCAGTCGCCGACGAACTTGCCCATGTGGGGCACGGGCGCGAGCGCGTAGAAGGTCGAATATCCCTCGGGCGCCATCGTCGGATCTGTGACGGTCGGGTGGTGGAGGTAGAGCGAGAAATCCTCGCTCAGCATCCCGGTGTCGTAAATGTCGGCGAGCAGCCCTTTGTAGCGCGGGCCGAACAGGATCATGTGGTGGGGGATGCCCGGCCACGTCCCCTTGATGCCGAAATGGACGACGAACAGCGACGGCGAGAAGCGTTTGCGCTCGATCTTCGCCGCGGTGCGCCGGCCCGAGCGCGAGCCGCTGAGCAGCGTGCGATAAGTGTGGACCAGGTCGGCGTTGGAGGCGACGGCATCGGCCTCGATCCGTTCGCCGCCTTCCAGCGTCACGCCGGTCGCACGGTCGCCGAGCGTTTCGATGGCGGCGACCGGGGTCGAGGTACGCAGCACGCCGCCCAGCCGCTCGAAATGGCGGACCAAGCCCGCGACCAGCCGGTTGGTGCCGCCCTGCGCGAACCAGACGCCGCCGTCGCGCTCCAGCTTGTGGATCAGCGCGTAGATCGCGCTGGTCGTCATCGGGTTGCCGCCGACGAGCAGGGTGTGGAAGCTCAGCGCCTGACGGAGCTTCTCATTCTTCACGAAGGTCGACACCATCGCATAGACCGACCGCCACGCCTGGTATTTGGCGAGCGCGGGCGCCGCCGACAGCATCGACTTGAAGTCGAGGAAGGCGACGTGGCCGAGCTTCTCATACCCCTCGCGGTACACGCCCGCCGAATACTCCAGGAACCTTTTGTATCCGGCGATGTCGCCGGCATCGAGCTTCGCGATCTCGGCATGCAGGACGGCGTCGTCGTTGGTGTAGTCGAAGTTGGTGCCGTCGGGCCAGTTGAGGCGGTAGAACGGGTTGACCGGAAGCAGCGTCACGTCGTCGGCCATGTCGCGGCCCGACAGCGCCCAGAGCTCGCGAAGCGTATCGGGCGCGGTGATGACGGTGGGGCCGGCGTCGAAGGTGAAGCCGTCCTTCTCCCACACATACGCCCGTCCGCCGGGGCGGTCGCGTGCCTCCAGCACGGTCGTCGCGACTCCGGCGGATTGCAAGCGGATGGCGAGCGCGAGGCCGCCGAAGCCGCTGCCGATGACGATCGCGCTCTTCAAACCCGTTTCCCCATGATCGCCCGTGTCGCGCGCCCGATCGGGATCGGGGGGCGCCCGATCAGCACGCGCGCCTTGTCGGCCAGCGTCGAACGCGCCGCATAGAAGCGTGCGACGAGCCCGGCGTCCAGGCCGTAGAATCGTTCGAGCACGCGGTAGCGTTCGCCGGGCTCGGCGCCGCGGAACAGCATCGCATCCAGCATCCGGTAGAAGCCGCGCGCGACCCATGCCTTGCGCGCATAATCATGGAGCAGGGCGTCGAGCGTCGCGCCCGACAGGTCGCGGCTGGCGGCGACCAGGGCGGCGGTGCGCACCGCATCGGGCAGCGAATAGCCGGTGGTCGGATGGAACAGCCCGGCGCGGACCCCGGCCTTCGCCACGCCCTTGCCGCCGCTGGCCCAGTAACGGTCGAAATCGCCGCCGATGACGACCGGCAGGGCGCCGGCCTCCTCGCGGACGACCGCCTTCTGCTTCCAGCCCTTGGCCGCGGCGTAGGTGTCGATACGGGCGGCGAGACGCGCGTGATCGATGTCGGGGGTGTCGCTGTAATAGGTGTCCTCGACGAACATGCGGTCGTCGGCAAACGGCAAAGTATAGACGAAGCGATAGCCGTCGATCTGGTCGACGGTGGCGTCCATCACCACCGGGCGCTCGACGCCGTGCGGACGCTTGAGCAGCAACTCGCGGCCGAGGAACTTCTGCCAGCCGATATCGAGCGTCGACAGGTCGGCGGCGCCGCGGCAGTCGATGACGCCGCCCGCCTCGATCCGGTCGCCGTCGGCGAGCACGACCGCAGTCGCGCTGATCGCCAGCACCTTGCGCCGGGTCAGGATCGCTTCCGGGGGCAGCGCGGCGCGGACGGCGGCGTCCAGGCGTTCCGACGTCACCGAATAATAGGTCGCGGGCAGGGTGCGGCGGCGCGCCGGGAAGGCGACGTCGTAATCGCGCCAGACATGGGCGACGAGCGGGTGGACGAGATCGCGGTCGGCGCGGGCGATGTCGCTGCCGAAGAACGACCAGATGTGGTTGCCGCCCAGCGTCGGCCCGCGATCGACGATGACCACGCGCACGCCGGGGCGCCGCGCGGCAAGAGCCAGCGCGATCAACCCGCCCGACAATCCGCCGCCGACGATGGCGACGTCGCAAGAGATGGTTTCCGGCACGTCCCCGCGCCTAGCCGATGGGCGCGCGGCGGGGAAGAGTGCGTGAGGCGGTGACGGGGTGTCCCAGCCACGCGATTTCGCGCTAAGGCTCCGCCTATGTCCGCGACGTCCGCCATCCTGTTCTCCGCTGCCGCGATGACGGTGATCGTGGGCGTGCGCTATCTGCTGGCGAGCGGCGGTTTCGCGCTGGCGACGCGGCTCCGGCATCCCGGCCATTACGCCGGCCTCGATCGGCAGATCCGGCGCGAGATCGGGTGGAGCCTCGCTTCCGCGGCGATCTATGGGGTGCCCGCGGGCATCGTCGCGTGGGGGTGGCAGGCGCGCGGGTGGACGTTGATCTACGACCGGTGGGACGCTTGGCCGATCTGGTACGCGCCGGTGTCGGTGCTGCTCTACCTCGCGGCGCTCGATACCTGGTTCTACTGGACGCATCGCTGGATGCACCGGCCGGCGGTGTTCCGGCGCGTCCATGCCGTCCACCACGCCAGCCGCCCGCCGACCGCGTGGGCGGCGATGGCGTTTCACCCGCTGGAGGCGGCGACGCTGGCTGTGGCAATTCCGCTACTGGTGTTCCTCATTCCGATCCACGTCGCCGCTTTGGCGGTGGTCCTGAGCGTGATGACGGTTATGGGTGTGACCAACCATATGGGGTGGGAGGTTTTTCCCCGGTTCATGTGGCGCGGGGCAATCGGGGCGTGGCTCATCACGGCGAGCCATCATCAGCGGCATCATGATGCGTATGGGTGTAACTTTGGACTGTTCTTCAGATTCTGGGACAGGATGTGCGGCACCGATGCGGGCGTGGGCGATTTTCGCGCGCATCGCGGTCGCGGCGGGCGCGGTCGCGCTGGTGGGGGCGAGCCCGGTCGCGCGGCTTGACGTCGGCATCGGCAGGCTGCGCTCGGACAAGGGGATGATCCGCGTCTGCCTGACCGCGGACCCGGAAAATTTCCCGGCCTGTATCGACGACGCCCGCGCGCTGTCGCGATCGGTGTCCGCGGCGACCCGCGACATCGCGTTCGAGGGCCTGGCGCCCGGCACCTATGCGGTCGCCGTGATCCACGACGAGAACGGCAACAACAAGCTCGACACCACACTCGGCATCCCGCGCGAGGGCTTCGGCTTTTCGCGCAACCCGGCGATCGGGTTCGGCCCGCCGAAGTTCGCAGCCGCCCGCTTTGCGCTGACCGACGCAGGCGCCACGCAGGACATCCGCATCCGCTACCTGTTCTAAGCGCCGGACCCTTTTGGGGAAACCGGCGTTACGATGGCGAAATATTCTCCCGGAGTGACGCCGTTGACGCCCAAGATCGCCCTGCTCGCCGCCGCAACCCTTGCTTGGACCAGCCCCGCGCTGGCGCAGGACGGGACGATCCCGCCCGACCAGGCCGCAGCGCCCGCAGCAGCGGAGCTGGACGTCAGCGGCGATTCGCTGACGATCGGCGCAGGCGCGGTCTATCTGCCCGATTACGAGGGGTCGAACGACTATCGCCTGCTGCCCGCCCCCGGCGCGATCGGATCGTACAAGGGGTTCGCGTTCCAGGTCGCGGGCAACCGGCTGAGCGTCGACCTGATCCCCGACCGCTCGCCATCGGGCATCGATTTCCAGGCCGGGCCGATCGCGGTGCTGAACATGAACCGGTCGTCGATCAAGAACATCGACGATGCCCGCATTCGCGCGCTCGGCGAAGTCGATACCGCGATCGAGCTGGGCGGCTATGTCGGCATCGGCAAGACCGGGGTCATCACCAGCCCCTACGACCGCATCTCCGCATCGATCAGCTACCGCAAGGACGTGAACGGCGCGCACGACAGCGGCATCCTGCAGCCGTCGATTACGTATCTGACGCCGCTGTCGCGCCAAGCGGCGGTCGGGCTGTTCGCGTCGGCGGAGAAGGTCGAGCGCGGCTATGCCCGCACCTATTTCTCGGTCAGCCCGACGCAGGCGCTGGCGAGCGGCCTGCCGACGTACAATGCGCGCGGCGGGTGGAAGAACTGGTCGGTCGGGGCGCTCGGCACCGTCGCGCTGACCGGCGACCTGCTCCACGGCTTCAAGCTGATCGGCGGCGGCACCTATTCGCGGCTCATCAACGATTTCGGCGATTCGCCGGTCACGCGGATCGCCGGCAAGCGCGGCCAGTGGCTCGGCGTGCTGGGGCTTGCCTACACCTTCTAAGCCCTACGCCTGCTGAGCATCGCCGATGCGCGTCGCCGCCTTCGCCGAGGCGGCGACGAGCGCATGGAGCGCGGCGAGGTGGCGGTCATAGACCTTGCGACCGGGGCGGGTCAGCGCCGCCCAGGTCCGCTGACGCCCGTCGCGCGCGGCCTTGCGCACCTCCACCAGCCCGCCGTCGATCAGCGCCGACAAGTGTTTCGACAGGACCGAATCGCTGACCTTCGTCAGGTCGCGCAGCGTGGCGAATTCCATATCGCTGACTTGCGCCAGTATCGCCGCGATCTGGAGCCGGAGCGGTGGATGCAGCAGCGGTTCGAGCCCGTCGGTCGCGGCGGTCATGCGGCGGTGCCCGTCAGCTCGCGGACATAGACCCGCTGCCACACGACGCTGAAGCCGGTCGCGATCGCGAAGGTCGCCGCGGCCAGCGCCACTTTCGCGAGCGTTGCTCCGTCGTCGATGCGCAGACGCAACCCGATCGCCACCAGGACGAACAGCACGGCGAGCAGCGCCGCGGTGACGCCGAGCGTCGCACCGCGGCGATATCCATTGACGAACATGCCGGTGCGCCGACGAT includes:
- a CDS encoding YdeI/OmpD-associated family protein codes for the protein MNAGLWLKLAKAGNPASTLTKVQAVDGALIHGWIDGQLNPYDDAWWLVRFTPRKPGSKWSEKNRTRVLELIADGRMAARGLAEVAAAQADGRWDAAYAPQSTATVPDDLAAALAALPGARAFFDALDATNRYAILYRIQDAKKPETRAARIAKFAAMCAAGERVYPRGRNAA
- a CDS encoding NAD(P)H-dependent flavin oxidoreductase; translated protein: MTIGQDRLHRRMARGTAFLGCEVAILCGAMSWVSERNLVAAMSNAGGFGLIACGAMTPELLDAEIAGTKALTSKPFGVNLITMHPQLFDLIAVCAKHRVTHIVLAGGLPPKGSLEAIKETGAKVICFAPALSLAKKLIRSGVDALVIEGMEAGGHIGPVSTSVLAQEMLPEIAEQLPVFVAGGIGRGEAIAGYLDMGAAGVQLGTRFVCATESIAHANFKRAFIRANARDAIASVQIDPRLPVIPVRALKNASSELFTAKQREVAQLLDDGKVEMMEAQLQIEHYWAGALRRAVIDGDVDNGSLMAGQSVGMVTKEEPLADILATLMAEAAHALEARAA
- a CDS encoding aspartate kinase translates to MARIVMKFGGTSMAGIERIRAVAARIRREWAAGNQVAVVVSAMAGETDRLVGFCREASALYDAREYDVVVSAGEQVTSGLLAIALQAIGVPARSWLGWQLPIRTSDGHASARIADIETAGLLASMARGEVAVIPGFQGLASGERVTTLGRGGSDTSAVAMAAAMEADRCDIYTDVDGVYTTDPRIVPRARKLKKVTYEEMLELASVGAKVLQTRSVGLAMKEKVRVQVLSSFVDDDAPAADTLPGTMIVGEEEIEDMERQLITGIAHDKNEAKITLTSVPDKPGAVASIFAPLADANINVDMIVQNIAHSTGPTPSSTDVTFTVPSSDLAKSLDVLEKAKAEIEFAQIVHDTRVAKITVVGVGMRSHAGVASRMFTTLGQRGINILAITTSEIKVSVLIHEDETELAVRVLHTAYGLDAEDDGAA
- the ubiG gene encoding bifunctional 2-polyprenyl-6-hydroxyphenol methylase/3-demethylubiquinol 3-O-methyltransferase UbiG — translated: MSDATVTADTTPPVPPAQFGDPRDAAHFGRLAADWWDPRGSSAMLHRLNPPRLKYLRERVDAHWHGDPASFTPLEGRTALDMGCGAGLLAEPLARLGAAVTAVDAAAENIGAARVHAAGVGLDIDYRVGGVEAVAGRRFDLVVSFEVIEHVTDPAGFVAGLAGVLAPGGLMLLSTPNRTPLSRAAMITLGEGLGQIPRGTHDWDKFLTPDELGEILAGVGMRVVDTRGLAFSPGRGFALSESVALDYFVAAVRV
- a CDS encoding phytoene/squalene synthase family protein, producing the protein MTPAPDRAALVAAAGEAIARGSKSFAAASKLFDRTTRERAWLLYAWCRACDDIADAQDMGHDQQVVTDPATRIARIRDLTAMALAGKPTGDPAFDGLAIVVAEARIPRAFIDDHIAGFALDADEWRPREEADLLRYCYHVAGVVGCMMAVVMGVDAHDAATLDRACDLGIAFQLANIARDIEEDDRAGRCYLPDAWLCEMDFPPGQHMKPHLRPRLAVLSRRLAMMAVAYEESAQAGTPALPYRSAWAVLAAADIYGGIARKVAAAGEHAWDHRVTTTRGEKLAAIARAATLAATRARRYPPAPRDADLWTRPVASGAR
- a CDS encoding TIGR00730 family Rossman fold protein translates to MKRLAIYCGSATPNDPAFIDNARHVGRILAERGIGVVYGGGRLGLMGAVADAALEAGGEVIGVIPQALVDAEVAHRGCTELHVVDTMHQRKQAFTDLSDGFVTLPGGTGTMDELWEAMSWAQIGYHAKPVGLLNVAGFYDGLISFVQTMGAVGFLRPQHQGLLIVDDTLDGLLAKMAAFEPATTVVQIGAKDL
- a CDS encoding phytoene desaturase produces the protein MKSAIVIGSGFGGLALAIRLQSAGVATTVLEARDRPGGRAYVWEKDGFTFDAGPTVITAPDTLRELWALSGRDMADDVTLLPVNPFYRLNWPDGTNFDYTNDDAVLHAEIAKLDAGDIAGYKRFLEYSAGVYREGYEKLGHVAFLDFKSMLSAAPALAKYQAWRSVYAMVSTFVKNEKLRQALSFHTLLVGGNPMTTSAIYALIHKLERDGGVWFAQGGTNRLVAGLVRHFERLGGVLRTSTPVAAIETLGDRATGVTLEGGERIEADAVASNADLVHTYRTLLSGSRSGRRTAAKIERKRFSPSLFVVHFGIKGTWPGIPHHMILFGPRYKGLLADIYDTGMLSEDFSLYLHHPTVTDPTMAPEGYSTFYALAPVPHMGKFVGDWDALKATIEKRILDEVGRRLIPDIHDRIVTKFSYTPADFHRDLGAHLGSAFSLEPVLTQSAYFRAHNRDDAIPNLYFVGAGTHPGAGIPGVVGSAKATAKLMLEGEG
- the crtY gene encoding lycopene beta-cyclase CrtY — its product is MPETISCDVAIVGGGLSGGLIALALAARRPGVRVVIVDRGPTLGGNHIWSFFGSDIARADRDLVHPLVAHVWRDYDVAFPARRRTLPATYYSVTSERLDAAVRAALPPEAILTRRKVLAISATAVVLADGDRIEAGGVIDCRGAADLSTLDIGWQKFLGRELLLKRPHGVERPVVMDATVDQIDGYRFVYTLPFADDRMFVEDTYYSDTPDIDHARLAARIDTYAAAKGWKQKAVVREEAGALPVVIGGDFDRYWASGGKGVAKAGVRAGLFHPTTGYSLPDAVRTAALVAASRDLSGATLDALLHDYARKAWVARGFYRMLDAMLFRGAEPGERYRVLERFYGLDAGLVARFYAARSTLADKARVLIGRPPIPIGRATRAIMGKRV
- a CDS encoding sterol desaturase family protein, with the protein product MSATSAILFSAAAMTVIVGVRYLLASGGFALATRLRHPGHYAGLDRQIRREIGWSLASAAIYGVPAGIVAWGWQARGWTLIYDRWDAWPIWYAPVSVLLYLAALDTWFYWTHRWMHRPAVFRRVHAVHHASRPPTAWAAMAFHPLEAATLAVAIPLLVFLIPIHVAALAVVLSVMTVMGVTNHMGWEVFPRFMWRGAIGAWLITASHHQRHHDAYGCNFGLFFRFWDRMCGTDAGVGDFRAHRGRGGRGRAGGGEPGRAA
- a CDS encoding DUF2141 domain-containing protein; its protein translation is MIRVCLTADPENFPACIDDARALSRSVSAATRDIAFEGLAPGTYAVAVIHDENGNNKLDTTLGIPREGFGFSRNPAIGFGPPKFAAARFALTDAGATQDIRIRYLF
- a CDS encoding MipA/OmpV family protein gives rise to the protein MAKYSPGVTPLTPKIALLAAATLAWTSPALAQDGTIPPDQAAAPAAAELDVSGDSLTIGAGAVYLPDYEGSNDYRLLPAPGAIGSYKGFAFQVAGNRLSVDLIPDRSPSGIDFQAGPIAVLNMNRSSIKNIDDARIRALGEVDTAIELGGYVGIGKTGVITSPYDRISASISYRKDVNGAHDSGILQPSITYLTPLSRQAAVGLFASAEKVERGYARTYFSVSPTQALASGLPTYNARGGWKNWSVGALGTVALTGDLLHGFKLIGGGTYSRLINDFGDSPVTRIAGKRGQWLGVLGLAYTF